The following are encoded in a window of Salvelinus fontinalis isolate EN_2023a chromosome 40, ASM2944872v1, whole genome shotgun sequence genomic DNA:
- the pecam1b gene encoding platelet endothelial cell adhesion molecule isoform X3 — protein MWELQQPSVRMVTRLLLLTSVLLSTCQVAESQALFTGVTLTLEPSNDVSQGTNVTVRCQAVVSSSGFLNRKYTIYKDNAEVHTESITTAEDLIYSLRMARVANTGKYKCKVNIQDKELSSKSEKLTVTGLQTPVLSVDKRVFSEGEEVTVWCKAPEESGTIVFYFYKDSKELYEEMVSANQVETRLRFNNAGDHRLHCDYRVILLPDSVPSTASNNVVVTVKELFITPVISVRPHGSMIIEGDILDISCSVSGNLQNSSRLKVYLNKGQNLLSTGQSKANHSIRALAEHSGEFQCTLEMGNVVKQVTENVTITELFSQPVLTMYPTEVFEKEKFTLTCRSTNYSSDRISASDVKYSIYKDNYTLTPGSFNGIYVVPGVVRNSSGIYSCKADARMISKYSAKLPVHAKVLVSKPEITAIGRVIVGKPFQVRCHSDRGSLPIEYTLWKKYSEVNSTTVQQPHHQAIFPITVQHYSDTQDYKCEARNNPKIDAVVSNKLNTTVIVPLSNPGLSVVPDLLEVTEGNEMYLICGVEGSPPVTFKWYRRGNVQPLFITTTTQSSESLQIKGLGNEHSGTYYCEAINYANMVRSQPVTVDVKMAMWKKGLIVACCLLVVAVLVLACVLRYNSKRVGVDAAVSVWSERPVDPGSDGESSVASNNEPDVEYTEVVHRQPVDPARVPLRKGTETVYSEVQNSPTGAPGDHYDYQGSVEYADLNGDQPEVNQALLEVNHQDHHDLPVPVE, from the exons ATGTGGGAGCTCCAGCAGCCCTCCGTCAGGATGGTCACCCGACTGCTACTGCTAACCTCCGTACTCCTCTCCACCT GCCAAGTGGCGGAATCGCAGGCAT TGTTCACAGGTGTCACCCTGACTCTCGAGCCCAGCAACGACGTCTCCCAGGGTACCAACGTGACGGTACGCTGCCAGGCCGTGGTCAGCAGCTCTGGGTTCCTGAACCGTAAATACACCATCTACAAGGACAACGCCGAGGTGCACACGGAGAGCATCACCACCGCAGAGGACCTAATCTATTCTCTGCGCATGGCCAGAGTGGCCAACACTGGGAAGTACAAATGCAAGGTGAACATACAGGACAAGGAGCTAAGCAGCAAGTCTGAGAAACTGACTGTGACAG GCCTGCAGACGCCAGTCCTCAGCGTCGACAAGCGTGTGTTCagcgagggagaggaggtgacCGTTTGGTGTAAGGCCCCTGAGGAGTCCGGCACTATCGTCTTCTACTTCTACAAGGATTCCAAAGAGCTCTATGAGGAGATGGTCAGCGCCAACCAG GTGGAGACTAGGCTGCGATTCAACAACGCTGGCGACCACAGGCTACACTGTGACTACAGGGTCATACTGCTGCCAGACTCGGTCCCGTCCACTGCCAGCAACAATGTGGTGGTCACTGTAAAAG AGCTGTTCATCACACCTGTAATCTCTGTCCGACCACACGGATCAATGATCATCGAAGGGGACATTCTGGACATCTCCTGCAGTGTCAGTGGTAACCTCCAGAACAGCTCCAGGCTCAAAGTCTACCTGAACAAGGGACAGAATCTGCTGAGTACTGGTCAAAGTAAAGCCAACCACAGCATAAGAGCCCTGGCTGAGCACTCTGGGGAGTTTCAGTGCACTTTGGAGATGGGAAATGTAGTCAAGCAAGTGACGGAAAACGTGACGATTACAG AACTGTTTTCCCAGCCAGTTCTGACCATGTATCCGACAGAGGTCTTTGAAAAGGAGAAATTCACGTTAACCTGCAGGAGTACCAACTACTCCTCTGACAGAATCAGCGCTTCGGATGTGAAGTACTCCATTTACAAGGACAATTACACACTGACGCCGGGCAGCTTCAATGGGATATATGTTGTCCCCGGGGTGGTACGGAACTCGAGTGGGATTTATTCATGTAAAGCAGATGCCAGGATGATCTCCAAGTACAGTGCAAAGCTGCCTGTCCATGCAAAAG TTCTTGTCAGTAAACCGGAGATAACGGCCATTGGCAGAGTGATCGTGGGAAAGCCCTTCCAGGTGCGCTGTCACTCAGACCGAGGCAGCCTACCCATCGAGTACACCTTGTGGAAGAAGTATTCTGAGGTTAACTCGACCACCGTGCAGCAGCCGCACCATCAGGCCATCTTCCCGATCACCGTCCAGCACTACAGCGACACGCAGGACTATAAATGCGAGGCGCGGAACAACCCCAAAATCGACGCGGTGGTCAGCAACAAACTCAACACCACAGTCATAG TGCCTCTGTCCAATCCAGGACTCAGCGTCGTCCCAGATCTGTTGGAGGTCACAGAGGGAAATGAGATGTACCTGATCTGTGGGGTGGAAGGTTCCCCGCCCGTCACCTTTAAGTGGTACCGACGTGGGAACGTCCAGCCGCTTTTCATCACTACCACAACCCAATCCAGCGAGTCCCTCCAGATCAAAGGATTGGGGAACGAGCACAGTGGCACCTACTACTGCGAGGCTATCAACTACGCTAACATGGTCCGGAGTCAGCCAGTCACCGTAGATG tgaaGATGGCAATGTGGAAGAAAGGTTTGATCGTGGCCTGCTGTCTGCTAGTGGTGGCTGTCCTAGTCCTCGCCTGCGTGCTGCGCTACAATTccaagagag TTGGAGTGGATGCTGCTGTAAGTGTCTGGAGCGAGAGGCCGGTAGACCCAG GCAGTGACGGGGAGAGCAGTGTAGCGTCTAACAATGAGCCTGATGTGGAGTACACTGAAGTGGTACACCGTCAACCTGTGGACCCTGCCAGag TTCCCCTGAGAAAAGGCACAGAAACGGTGTACAGTGAAGTCCAGAACTCCCCAACAG GTGCACCTGGTGACCATTATGACTAT CAGGGTTCAGTGGAGTACGCCGATCTCAACGGTGACCAACCGGAGGTCAACCAGGCCCTGCTGGAGGTCAATCACCAGGACCACCATGACCTCCCAGTGCCTGTGGAGTAA
- the pecam1b gene encoding platelet endothelial cell adhesion molecule isoform X5, producing the protein MWELQQPSVRMVTRLLLLTSVLLSTCQVAESQALFTGVTLTLEPSNDVSQGTNVTVRCQAVVSSSGFLNRKYTIYKDNAEVHTESITTAEDLIYSLRMARVANTGKYKCKVNIQDKELSSKSEKLTVTGLQTPVLSVDKRVFSEGEEVTVWCKAPEESGTIVFYFYKDSKELYEEMVSANQVETRLRFNNAGDHRLHCDYRVILLPDSVPSTASNNVVVTVKELFITPVISVRPHGSMIIEGDILDISCSVSGNLQNSSRLKVYLNKGQNLLSTGQSKANHSIRALAEHSGEFQCTLEMGNVVKQVTENVTITELFSQPVLTMYPTEVFEKEKFTLTCRSTNYSSDRISASDVKYSIYKDNYTLTPGSFNGIYVVPGVVRNSSGIYSCKADARMISKYSAKLPVHAKVLVSKPEITAIGRVIVGKPFQVRCHSDRGSLPIEYTLWKKYSEVNSTTVQQPHHQAIFPITVQHYSDTQDYKCEARNNPKIDAVVSNKLNTTVIVPLSNPGLSVVPDLLEVTEGNEMYLICGVEGSPPVTFKWYRRGNVQPLFITTTTQSSESLQIKGLGNEHSGTYYCEAINYANMVRSQPVTVDVGVDAAVSVWSERPVDPGSDGESSVASNNEPDVEYTEVVHRQPVDPARVPLRKGTETVYSEVQNSPTGAPGDHYDYQGSVEYADLNGDQPEVNQALLEVNHQDHHDLPVPVE; encoded by the exons ATGTGGGAGCTCCAGCAGCCCTCCGTCAGGATGGTCACCCGACTGCTACTGCTAACCTCCGTACTCCTCTCCACCT GCCAAGTGGCGGAATCGCAGGCAT TGTTCACAGGTGTCACCCTGACTCTCGAGCCCAGCAACGACGTCTCCCAGGGTACCAACGTGACGGTACGCTGCCAGGCCGTGGTCAGCAGCTCTGGGTTCCTGAACCGTAAATACACCATCTACAAGGACAACGCCGAGGTGCACACGGAGAGCATCACCACCGCAGAGGACCTAATCTATTCTCTGCGCATGGCCAGAGTGGCCAACACTGGGAAGTACAAATGCAAGGTGAACATACAGGACAAGGAGCTAAGCAGCAAGTCTGAGAAACTGACTGTGACAG GCCTGCAGACGCCAGTCCTCAGCGTCGACAAGCGTGTGTTCagcgagggagaggaggtgacCGTTTGGTGTAAGGCCCCTGAGGAGTCCGGCACTATCGTCTTCTACTTCTACAAGGATTCCAAAGAGCTCTATGAGGAGATGGTCAGCGCCAACCAG GTGGAGACTAGGCTGCGATTCAACAACGCTGGCGACCACAGGCTACACTGTGACTACAGGGTCATACTGCTGCCAGACTCGGTCCCGTCCACTGCCAGCAACAATGTGGTGGTCACTGTAAAAG AGCTGTTCATCACACCTGTAATCTCTGTCCGACCACACGGATCAATGATCATCGAAGGGGACATTCTGGACATCTCCTGCAGTGTCAGTGGTAACCTCCAGAACAGCTCCAGGCTCAAAGTCTACCTGAACAAGGGACAGAATCTGCTGAGTACTGGTCAAAGTAAAGCCAACCACAGCATAAGAGCCCTGGCTGAGCACTCTGGGGAGTTTCAGTGCACTTTGGAGATGGGAAATGTAGTCAAGCAAGTGACGGAAAACGTGACGATTACAG AACTGTTTTCCCAGCCAGTTCTGACCATGTATCCGACAGAGGTCTTTGAAAAGGAGAAATTCACGTTAACCTGCAGGAGTACCAACTACTCCTCTGACAGAATCAGCGCTTCGGATGTGAAGTACTCCATTTACAAGGACAATTACACACTGACGCCGGGCAGCTTCAATGGGATATATGTTGTCCCCGGGGTGGTACGGAACTCGAGTGGGATTTATTCATGTAAAGCAGATGCCAGGATGATCTCCAAGTACAGTGCAAAGCTGCCTGTCCATGCAAAAG TTCTTGTCAGTAAACCGGAGATAACGGCCATTGGCAGAGTGATCGTGGGAAAGCCCTTCCAGGTGCGCTGTCACTCAGACCGAGGCAGCCTACCCATCGAGTACACCTTGTGGAAGAAGTATTCTGAGGTTAACTCGACCACCGTGCAGCAGCCGCACCATCAGGCCATCTTCCCGATCACCGTCCAGCACTACAGCGACACGCAGGACTATAAATGCGAGGCGCGGAACAACCCCAAAATCGACGCGGTGGTCAGCAACAAACTCAACACCACAGTCATAG TGCCTCTGTCCAATCCAGGACTCAGCGTCGTCCCAGATCTGTTGGAGGTCACAGAGGGAAATGAGATGTACCTGATCTGTGGGGTGGAAGGTTCCCCGCCCGTCACCTTTAAGTGGTACCGACGTGGGAACGTCCAGCCGCTTTTCATCACTACCACAACCCAATCCAGCGAGTCCCTCCAGATCAAAGGATTGGGGAACGAGCACAGTGGCACCTACTACTGCGAGGCTATCAACTACGCTAACATGGTCCGGAGTCAGCCAGTCACCGTAGATG TTGGAGTGGATGCTGCTGTAAGTGTCTGGAGCGAGAGGCCGGTAGACCCAG GCAGTGACGGGGAGAGCAGTGTAGCGTCTAACAATGAGCCTGATGTGGAGTACACTGAAGTGGTACACCGTCAACCTGTGGACCCTGCCAGag TTCCCCTGAGAAAAGGCACAGAAACGGTGTACAGTGAAGTCCAGAACTCCCCAACAG GTGCACCTGGTGACCATTATGACTAT CAGGGTTCAGTGGAGTACGCCGATCTCAACGGTGACCAACCGGAGGTCAACCAGGCCCTGCTGGAGGTCAATCACCAGGACCACCATGACCTCCCAGTGCCTGTGGAGTAA
- the pecam1b gene encoding platelet endothelial cell adhesion molecule isoform X2, giving the protein MWELQQPSVRMVTRLLLLTSVLLSTCQVAESQALFTGVTLTLEPSNDVSQGTNVTVRCQAVVSSSGFLNRKYTIYKDNAEVHTESITTAEDLIYSLRMARVANTGKYKCKVNIQDKELSSKSEKLTVTGLQTPVLSVDKRVFSEGEEVTVWCKAPEESGTIVFYFYKDSKELYEEMVSANQVETRLRFNNAGDHRLHCDYRVILLPDSVPSTASNNVVVTVKELFITPVISVRPHGSMIIEGDILDISCSVSGNLQNSSRLKVYLNKGQNLLSTGQSKANHSIRALAEHSGEFQCTLEMGNVVKQVTENVTITELFSQPVLTMYPTEVFEKEKFTLTCRSTNYSSDRISASDVKYSIYKDNYTLTPGSFNGIYVVPGVVRNSSGIYSCKADARMISKYSAKLPVHAKVLVSKPEITAIGRVIVGKPFQVRCHSDRGSLPIEYTLWKKYSEVNSTTVQQPHHQAIFPITVQHYSDTQDYKCEARNNPKIDAVVSNKLNTTVIVPLSNPGLSVVPDLLEVTEGNEMYLICGVEGSPPVTFKWYRRGNVQPLFITTTTQSSESLQIKGLGNEHSGTYYCEAINYANMVRSQPVTVDVKMAMWKKGLIVACCLLVVAVLVLACVLRYNSKRGKRENAAELSVKPSSPKSDDSLTVSLTHSTMEVYNPPEVGVDAAVSVWSERPVDPGSDGESSVASNNEPDVEYTEVVHRQPVDPARVPLRKGTETVYSEVQNSPTGAPGDHYDYGSVEYADLNGDQPEVNQALLEVNHQDHHDLPVPVE; this is encoded by the exons ATGTGGGAGCTCCAGCAGCCCTCCGTCAGGATGGTCACCCGACTGCTACTGCTAACCTCCGTACTCCTCTCCACCT GCCAAGTGGCGGAATCGCAGGCAT TGTTCACAGGTGTCACCCTGACTCTCGAGCCCAGCAACGACGTCTCCCAGGGTACCAACGTGACGGTACGCTGCCAGGCCGTGGTCAGCAGCTCTGGGTTCCTGAACCGTAAATACACCATCTACAAGGACAACGCCGAGGTGCACACGGAGAGCATCACCACCGCAGAGGACCTAATCTATTCTCTGCGCATGGCCAGAGTGGCCAACACTGGGAAGTACAAATGCAAGGTGAACATACAGGACAAGGAGCTAAGCAGCAAGTCTGAGAAACTGACTGTGACAG GCCTGCAGACGCCAGTCCTCAGCGTCGACAAGCGTGTGTTCagcgagggagaggaggtgacCGTTTGGTGTAAGGCCCCTGAGGAGTCCGGCACTATCGTCTTCTACTTCTACAAGGATTCCAAAGAGCTCTATGAGGAGATGGTCAGCGCCAACCAG GTGGAGACTAGGCTGCGATTCAACAACGCTGGCGACCACAGGCTACACTGTGACTACAGGGTCATACTGCTGCCAGACTCGGTCCCGTCCACTGCCAGCAACAATGTGGTGGTCACTGTAAAAG AGCTGTTCATCACACCTGTAATCTCTGTCCGACCACACGGATCAATGATCATCGAAGGGGACATTCTGGACATCTCCTGCAGTGTCAGTGGTAACCTCCAGAACAGCTCCAGGCTCAAAGTCTACCTGAACAAGGGACAGAATCTGCTGAGTACTGGTCAAAGTAAAGCCAACCACAGCATAAGAGCCCTGGCTGAGCACTCTGGGGAGTTTCAGTGCACTTTGGAGATGGGAAATGTAGTCAAGCAAGTGACGGAAAACGTGACGATTACAG AACTGTTTTCCCAGCCAGTTCTGACCATGTATCCGACAGAGGTCTTTGAAAAGGAGAAATTCACGTTAACCTGCAGGAGTACCAACTACTCCTCTGACAGAATCAGCGCTTCGGATGTGAAGTACTCCATTTACAAGGACAATTACACACTGACGCCGGGCAGCTTCAATGGGATATATGTTGTCCCCGGGGTGGTACGGAACTCGAGTGGGATTTATTCATGTAAAGCAGATGCCAGGATGATCTCCAAGTACAGTGCAAAGCTGCCTGTCCATGCAAAAG TTCTTGTCAGTAAACCGGAGATAACGGCCATTGGCAGAGTGATCGTGGGAAAGCCCTTCCAGGTGCGCTGTCACTCAGACCGAGGCAGCCTACCCATCGAGTACACCTTGTGGAAGAAGTATTCTGAGGTTAACTCGACCACCGTGCAGCAGCCGCACCATCAGGCCATCTTCCCGATCACCGTCCAGCACTACAGCGACACGCAGGACTATAAATGCGAGGCGCGGAACAACCCCAAAATCGACGCGGTGGTCAGCAACAAACTCAACACCACAGTCATAG TGCCTCTGTCCAATCCAGGACTCAGCGTCGTCCCAGATCTGTTGGAGGTCACAGAGGGAAATGAGATGTACCTGATCTGTGGGGTGGAAGGTTCCCCGCCCGTCACCTTTAAGTGGTACCGACGTGGGAACGTCCAGCCGCTTTTCATCACTACCACAACCCAATCCAGCGAGTCCCTCCAGATCAAAGGATTGGGGAACGAGCACAGTGGCACCTACTACTGCGAGGCTATCAACTACGCTAACATGGTCCGGAGTCAGCCAGTCACCGTAGATG tgaaGATGGCAATGTGGAAGAAAGGTTTGATCGTGGCCTGCTGTCTGCTAGTGGTGGCTGTCCTAGTCCTCGCCTGCGTGCTGCGCTACAATTccaagagag GTAAAAGAGAGAACGCAGCTGAACTGTCAGT AAAGCCTTCGAGCCCTAAATCAGATGACTCTCTAACAGTGAGTCTTACCCACAGCACTATGGAGGTTTATAACCCGCCCGAAG TTGGAGTGGATGCTGCTGTAAGTGTCTGGAGCGAGAGGCCGGTAGACCCAG GCAGTGACGGGGAGAGCAGTGTAGCGTCTAACAATGAGCCTGATGTGGAGTACACTGAAGTGGTACACCGTCAACCTGTGGACCCTGCCAGag TTCCCCTGAGAAAAGGCACAGAAACGGTGTACAGTGAAGTCCAGAACTCCCCAACAG GTGCACCTGGTGACCATTATGACTAT GGTTCAGTGGAGTACGCCGATCTCAACGGTGACCAACCGGAGGTCAACCAGGCCCTGCTGGAGGTCAATCACCAGGACCACCATGACCTCCCAGTGCCTGTGGAGTAA
- the pecam1b gene encoding platelet endothelial cell adhesion molecule isoform X1, whose protein sequence is MWELQQPSVRMVTRLLLLTSVLLSTCQVAESQALFTGVTLTLEPSNDVSQGTNVTVRCQAVVSSSGFLNRKYTIYKDNAEVHTESITTAEDLIYSLRMARVANTGKYKCKVNIQDKELSSKSEKLTVTGLQTPVLSVDKRVFSEGEEVTVWCKAPEESGTIVFYFYKDSKELYEEMVSANQVETRLRFNNAGDHRLHCDYRVILLPDSVPSTASNNVVVTVKELFITPVISVRPHGSMIIEGDILDISCSVSGNLQNSSRLKVYLNKGQNLLSTGQSKANHSIRALAEHSGEFQCTLEMGNVVKQVTENVTITELFSQPVLTMYPTEVFEKEKFTLTCRSTNYSSDRISASDVKYSIYKDNYTLTPGSFNGIYVVPGVVRNSSGIYSCKADARMISKYSAKLPVHAKVLVSKPEITAIGRVIVGKPFQVRCHSDRGSLPIEYTLWKKYSEVNSTTVQQPHHQAIFPITVQHYSDTQDYKCEARNNPKIDAVVSNKLNTTVIVPLSNPGLSVVPDLLEVTEGNEMYLICGVEGSPPVTFKWYRRGNVQPLFITTTTQSSESLQIKGLGNEHSGTYYCEAINYANMVRSQPVTVDVKMAMWKKGLIVACCLLVVAVLVLACVLRYNSKRGKRENAAELSVKPSSPKSDDSLTVSLTHSTMEVYNPPEVGVDAAVSVWSERPVDPGSDGESSVASNNEPDVEYTEVVHRQPVDPARVPLRKGTETVYSEVQNSPTGAPGDHYDYQGSVEYADLNGDQPEVNQALLEVNHQDHHDLPVPVE, encoded by the exons ATGTGGGAGCTCCAGCAGCCCTCCGTCAGGATGGTCACCCGACTGCTACTGCTAACCTCCGTACTCCTCTCCACCT GCCAAGTGGCGGAATCGCAGGCAT TGTTCACAGGTGTCACCCTGACTCTCGAGCCCAGCAACGACGTCTCCCAGGGTACCAACGTGACGGTACGCTGCCAGGCCGTGGTCAGCAGCTCTGGGTTCCTGAACCGTAAATACACCATCTACAAGGACAACGCCGAGGTGCACACGGAGAGCATCACCACCGCAGAGGACCTAATCTATTCTCTGCGCATGGCCAGAGTGGCCAACACTGGGAAGTACAAATGCAAGGTGAACATACAGGACAAGGAGCTAAGCAGCAAGTCTGAGAAACTGACTGTGACAG GCCTGCAGACGCCAGTCCTCAGCGTCGACAAGCGTGTGTTCagcgagggagaggaggtgacCGTTTGGTGTAAGGCCCCTGAGGAGTCCGGCACTATCGTCTTCTACTTCTACAAGGATTCCAAAGAGCTCTATGAGGAGATGGTCAGCGCCAACCAG GTGGAGACTAGGCTGCGATTCAACAACGCTGGCGACCACAGGCTACACTGTGACTACAGGGTCATACTGCTGCCAGACTCGGTCCCGTCCACTGCCAGCAACAATGTGGTGGTCACTGTAAAAG AGCTGTTCATCACACCTGTAATCTCTGTCCGACCACACGGATCAATGATCATCGAAGGGGACATTCTGGACATCTCCTGCAGTGTCAGTGGTAACCTCCAGAACAGCTCCAGGCTCAAAGTCTACCTGAACAAGGGACAGAATCTGCTGAGTACTGGTCAAAGTAAAGCCAACCACAGCATAAGAGCCCTGGCTGAGCACTCTGGGGAGTTTCAGTGCACTTTGGAGATGGGAAATGTAGTCAAGCAAGTGACGGAAAACGTGACGATTACAG AACTGTTTTCCCAGCCAGTTCTGACCATGTATCCGACAGAGGTCTTTGAAAAGGAGAAATTCACGTTAACCTGCAGGAGTACCAACTACTCCTCTGACAGAATCAGCGCTTCGGATGTGAAGTACTCCATTTACAAGGACAATTACACACTGACGCCGGGCAGCTTCAATGGGATATATGTTGTCCCCGGGGTGGTACGGAACTCGAGTGGGATTTATTCATGTAAAGCAGATGCCAGGATGATCTCCAAGTACAGTGCAAAGCTGCCTGTCCATGCAAAAG TTCTTGTCAGTAAACCGGAGATAACGGCCATTGGCAGAGTGATCGTGGGAAAGCCCTTCCAGGTGCGCTGTCACTCAGACCGAGGCAGCCTACCCATCGAGTACACCTTGTGGAAGAAGTATTCTGAGGTTAACTCGACCACCGTGCAGCAGCCGCACCATCAGGCCATCTTCCCGATCACCGTCCAGCACTACAGCGACACGCAGGACTATAAATGCGAGGCGCGGAACAACCCCAAAATCGACGCGGTGGTCAGCAACAAACTCAACACCACAGTCATAG TGCCTCTGTCCAATCCAGGACTCAGCGTCGTCCCAGATCTGTTGGAGGTCACAGAGGGAAATGAGATGTACCTGATCTGTGGGGTGGAAGGTTCCCCGCCCGTCACCTTTAAGTGGTACCGACGTGGGAACGTCCAGCCGCTTTTCATCACTACCACAACCCAATCCAGCGAGTCCCTCCAGATCAAAGGATTGGGGAACGAGCACAGTGGCACCTACTACTGCGAGGCTATCAACTACGCTAACATGGTCCGGAGTCAGCCAGTCACCGTAGATG tgaaGATGGCAATGTGGAAGAAAGGTTTGATCGTGGCCTGCTGTCTGCTAGTGGTGGCTGTCCTAGTCCTCGCCTGCGTGCTGCGCTACAATTccaagagag GTAAAAGAGAGAACGCAGCTGAACTGTCAGT AAAGCCTTCGAGCCCTAAATCAGATGACTCTCTAACAGTGAGTCTTACCCACAGCACTATGGAGGTTTATAACCCGCCCGAAG TTGGAGTGGATGCTGCTGTAAGTGTCTGGAGCGAGAGGCCGGTAGACCCAG GCAGTGACGGGGAGAGCAGTGTAGCGTCTAACAATGAGCCTGATGTGGAGTACACTGAAGTGGTACACCGTCAACCTGTGGACCCTGCCAGag TTCCCCTGAGAAAAGGCACAGAAACGGTGTACAGTGAAGTCCAGAACTCCCCAACAG GTGCACCTGGTGACCATTATGACTAT CAGGGTTCAGTGGAGTACGCCGATCTCAACGGTGACCAACCGGAGGTCAACCAGGCCCTGCTGGAGGTCAATCACCAGGACCACCATGACCTCCCAGTGCCTGTGGAGTAA